One Halomonas sp. M4R1S46 genomic window carries:
- a CDS encoding YceI family protein, producing the protein MFKKNALAAILATTALVPLAQAQAADYVIDTEEGQHAFIQFKISHLGFSYILGSFEDFSGQFSYDPDDLAASSANLEVDVASLTTNHAERDKHIKSDDFLDVAEYPTASFTSTGFEATGEDQGVLSGELTLHGETRAIEMPVTLLGEGEDPWGNYRAGFEGSTTLALADYGIDMSSFPEPMQELELYVTFEGIRQ; encoded by the coding sequence ATGTTCAAGAAGAACGCCCTGGCGGCCATCCTGGCCACCACCGCCCTCGTGCCGCTTGCCCAGGCCCAGGCCGCCGACTACGTGATCGATACCGAAGAGGGCCAGCATGCCTTCATCCAGTTCAAGATCAGCCACCTCGGCTTTTCCTATATCCTGGGCAGCTTCGAGGACTTCTCCGGCCAGTTCAGCTATGACCCGGACGATCTGGCGGCCTCTTCCGCCAACCTCGAGGTGGACGTGGCGAGCCTGACCACCAACCACGCGGAGCGCGACAAGCACATCAAGAGCGACGACTTCCTCGACGTCGCGGAGTACCCGACCGCCAGCTTCACCTCCACCGGCTTCGAGGCGACCGGCGAGGACCAGGGCGTGCTGAGCGGCGAGCTGACCCTGCACGGCGAGACCCGGGCCATCGAGATGCCGGTGACGCTGCTGGGCGAGGGTGAGGACCCCTGGGGCAACTATCGGGCCGGCTTCGAGGGCTCGACGACCCTGGCCCTGGCCGATTATGGCATCGACATGTCCAGCTTCCCCGAGCCGATGCAGGAACTCGAGCTCTACGTGACCTTCGAGGGCATTCGCCAGTAA
- a CDS encoding MATE family efflux transporter produces MAIGVMALLGFQLVDSAFVARLGTRPLAAQSFTFPLSFLIIGVQVGMGIAIAALVSRALGAGETGRARRLGSLVLLAGTAVIALLGLVLWLTQGPVFRRLGADTASLALIRDYWAPQLLAAWLGAALYFGYSLFRAHGNTRLPGSLMVLTSLVNLALDPLLIFGIGDWPGLGLPGAAWATVLAFGVGLVVLGARLRGTHWLAGAGLLAEARESLRPFAGIAGPAMVSQLMPPLAAMLAIAVVARLGEAEVAAWGLASRLETLSLMVVLAMTMSLPPWLGRCYGAGDWEQVQRLMRLALRVVVAWQLLLGVVLALVSPWVAETLSGNPEVRDELAILIRFLLPSYAALGVCMLVVSAGNALGWPLRAMLMSAVRLFVFYLPCLWAGAWVAGVSGLALGAAVGNLLAGLAAWQLLRRILASPRRSPAHGS; encoded by the coding sequence ATGGCCATCGGCGTGATGGCCCTGCTGGGGTTCCAACTGGTGGACAGTGCCTTCGTCGCCCGGCTGGGCACCCGGCCACTGGCGGCCCAGTCCTTCACCTTCCCGCTGTCGTTCCTGATCATCGGCGTTCAGGTGGGCATGGGCATTGCCATTGCCGCCCTGGTGTCTCGTGCCCTGGGTGCCGGGGAGACGGGGAGGGCGCGGCGCCTGGGCAGCCTGGTGCTGCTGGCCGGCACGGCGGTGATCGCGCTGCTGGGGCTGGTGCTCTGGCTGACCCAGGGGCCGGTCTTCCGCCGGCTGGGGGCCGACACGGCATCGCTGGCACTGATCCGCGACTACTGGGCCCCCCAGCTCCTGGCCGCCTGGTTGGGCGCGGCGCTCTATTTCGGCTACAGCCTCTTCCGTGCCCATGGCAACACCCGACTCCCGGGGTCGCTGATGGTGCTGACCAGCCTGGTTAACCTGGCGCTGGACCCCCTGTTGATCTTCGGCATCGGTGACTGGCCGGGCCTGGGCCTGCCCGGGGCGGCCTGGGCCACGGTGCTGGCCTTCGGGGTGGGGCTGGTCGTGCTGGGCGCCCGCCTGCGGGGGACGCACTGGCTGGCCGGAGCGGGGCTGTTGGCGGAGGCCCGAGAGTCACTTCGTCCCTTTGCCGGCATCGCCGGCCCGGCCATGGTCAGCCAGTTGATGCCCCCGCTTGCCGCCATGCTGGCGATCGCGGTGGTGGCACGGCTGGGCGAGGCCGAGGTGGCGGCCTGGGGACTCGCCAGCCGCCTGGAGACCCTCTCGCTGATGGTGGTACTGGCCATGACCATGTCGCTTCCGCCGTGGCTCGGGCGCTGTTACGGCGCCGGTGACTGGGAGCAGGTACAACGCCTGATGCGCCTGGCGCTGCGCGTGGTGGTGGCCTGGCAGCTGCTGCTGGGGGTGGTCCTGGCGCTGGTCTCGCCCTGGGTCGCCGAGACCCTGTCGGGCAACCCGGAGGTGCGGGACGAGCTGGCGATCCTGATTCGTTTCCTGTTGCCGAGCTACGCCGCCCTGGGCGTGTGCATGCTGGTGGTCTCGGCCGGCAACGCGCTCGGCTGGCCGCTCAGGGCCATGCTGATGTCCGCGGTCCGGCTGTTCGTGTTCTACCTGCCGTGCCTGTGGGCCGGGGCCTGGGTGGCCGGGGTGAGCGGCCTGGCGCTGGGCGCCGCCGTCGGCAACCTGCTGGCGGGGCTCGCGGCCTGGCAGCTGCTGCGACGCATTCTGGCGAGCCCCCGGCGCAGCCCAGCCCATGGTAGTTGA
- a CDS encoding cytochrome b — protein sequence MWRNSTSGWGLVSILLHWLSALAFVGLFVLGWWMTGLGYYDSWYNLAPWWHRSLGMLLLAATLARLAWRLPQPAPVLPGPRLERLTAHLGHVALYALMLLVLISGYLISTAEGDGISVFGWFTVPALVSDLPNQASLAGTVHWYGALAMMGLAAGHALAAIKHHYRDRHDTLVRMLHPRHARRGGTPHP from the coding sequence ATGTGGCGTAACTCGACTTCCGGCTGGGGGCTGGTCAGCATCCTGCTGCACTGGCTGAGTGCGCTGGCCTTCGTCGGGCTCTTCGTGCTGGGCTGGTGGATGACCGGGCTCGGCTACTACGACAGCTGGTACAACCTGGCGCCCTGGTGGCACCGTTCGCTGGGTATGCTGCTGCTGGCCGCGACCCTCGCGCGGCTGGCCTGGCGGCTTCCCCAGCCGGCACCGGTGTTGCCCGGCCCCCGCCTGGAACGCCTCACCGCGCACCTGGGGCACGTGGCGCTCTACGCGCTGATGCTGCTGGTGCTGATCAGCGGCTACCTGATTTCCACCGCCGAGGGCGACGGCATCAGCGTCTTCGGCTGGTTCACGGTGCCGGCGCTGGTCAGCGACCTGCCCAACCAGGCGTCCCTGGCCGGCACCGTCCACTGGTACGGCGCCCTGGCCATGATGGGCCTGGCCGCGGGCCATGCCCTGGCCGCCATCAAGCACCATTACCGGGATCGCCACGACACCCTGGTCCGCATGCTTCATCCGCGTCATGCCCGTCGCGGCGGGACGCCACACCCCTGA
- a CDS encoding 2OG-Fe dioxygenase family protein produces MKLDTLKYGFDRTTMPIDPLADYWSPGVSEDLSRQHWALTRVGSRVDLEAWQGFTTDLPRDPYVNQRWKRMAWLAIDDQNGVQTLGPCPMAQGGAFNDAESMADRLRYYAPLQEAFLQRPDVRAFVRAWARLWNIQPNEPILFQINGVRGETALDPLQGQGIHADGCNALSIMVLTRHNVTGGRNRLYADKAGTRQLADMSLTPGDVLHLRDDKLFHSVDTITAEEPSASFERFIIIINSRFVDPFQNRILRRHFPEAILHGAGR; encoded by the coding sequence ATGAAACTCGACACACTCAAATATGGCTTCGACCGTACCACCATGCCAATCGACCCCCTCGCCGACTACTGGTCGCCAGGCGTCAGCGAGGACCTCAGCCGGCAGCATTGGGCCTTGACGCGGGTCGGCTCGCGGGTGGACCTGGAAGCCTGGCAGGGCTTCACCACGGACCTGCCGCGTGATCCCTATGTCAATCAGCGCTGGAAGCGCATGGCGTGGCTCGCCATCGACGACCAGAACGGCGTCCAGACCCTGGGCCCCTGCCCCATGGCACAGGGCGGCGCCTTCAATGATGCCGAGAGCATGGCCGACAGGCTGCGGTATTACGCGCCGCTGCAGGAGGCGTTTCTGCAACGCCCCGATGTCAGGGCCTTCGTGCGCGCCTGGGCGCGACTCTGGAACATCCAGCCCAATGAACCGATCCTCTTCCAGATCAACGGCGTACGCGGTGAGACGGCCCTCGATCCGCTGCAGGGCCAGGGCATCCATGCCGATGGCTGCAACGCGCTGAGCATCATGGTGTTGACCCGGCACAACGTCACGGGGGGCCGCAACCGGCTGTATGCCGACAAGGCCGGCACCCGGCAGCTCGCCGACATGTCTCTCACCCCGGGGGATGTGCTGCACCTGCGCGACGACAAGCTCTTCCACAGCGTGGACACCATCACCGCGGAAGAGCCGTCGGCGTCCTTCGAGCGCTTCATCATCATCATCAACTCGCGCTTCGTCGACCCCTTCCAGAACCGTATCCTGCGCCGCCACTTCCCGGAGGCCATCCTCCACGGCGCTGGCCGCTGA
- a CDS encoding sigma-54-dependent transcriptional regulator yields the protein MRLRFHCQNRIGILRDIVAHFADYGLNVAHGEVGGEHGNAIYLHVPNLLNAQLTTLKPELERVPGVFGVRRVSLMPSERRHLELDALLSSLSDPVMSIDMEGHLVAANRAAGQLLGVRVDEVPGLSLDRYLPDLDLPALIRRNNARVNGLRVKLRDTVFLADIAPLHRENLVDVASLAGAVVTLHRADRIGERIYQVQRQELRGFESLFQSSPRLAALIREARRMAPLDAPLLIQGETGTGKELLARACHLASPRGQAPFMALNCAGLPESMAETELFGYAPGAFEGARPEGKLGLLELTAGGTIFLDEVGETSPRMQVKLLRFLQDGGFRRVGSDEETYLDVRVICATQQDLPTLCAEGRFRHDLYHRLNVLTLAVPPLRDCLDGIEELAAHFIDRAARQIGCPLPTLSPAAVARLTGYHWPGNVRQLENVLFQAVSLCEGGTIEPAHLRLPDVGQAPGLAGIDLDGSLTEILGEVERRVLATLYPQHPSSRQLAKRLGVSHTTIANKLKRHGIGTEEA from the coding sequence ATGCGTCTGAGATTCCACTGCCAGAACCGGATCGGCATCCTGCGCGACATCGTCGCCCACTTCGCCGATTACGGCCTCAACGTGGCCCACGGCGAGGTCGGTGGCGAACACGGCAATGCCATCTACCTGCATGTGCCCAACCTGCTCAACGCCCAGCTGACCACCCTCAAGCCCGAGCTCGAGCGGGTGCCCGGGGTGTTCGGGGTCCGCCGGGTCAGCCTGATGCCCAGCGAGCGACGCCACCTGGAGCTCGATGCCCTGCTCTCGTCGCTTTCCGACCCGGTGATGTCGATCGACATGGAGGGCCACCTGGTGGCCGCCAACCGGGCCGCCGGCCAGCTGCTTGGGGTCCGGGTCGACGAGGTGCCGGGCCTGTCCCTGGACCGCTACCTGCCCGACCTCGACCTGCCGGCGCTGATCCGCCGCAACAACGCCCGGGTCAATGGCCTGAGGGTCAAGCTGCGTGACACCGTCTTCCTGGCCGACATCGCGCCCCTGCATCGCGAGAACCTCGTGGACGTCGCCTCCCTGGCCGGGGCCGTGGTCACCCTGCACCGGGCCGATCGCATCGGCGAGCGCATCTATCAGGTGCAGCGCCAGGAGTTGCGCGGCTTCGAGTCGCTGTTCCAGTCCAGCCCACGCCTCGCCGCGCTGATCCGCGAGGCCCGGCGCATGGCGCCGCTGGATGCCCCCTTGCTGATCCAGGGCGAGACCGGCACCGGCAAGGAGCTACTGGCCAGGGCCTGCCACCTGGCGAGTCCCCGCGGCCAGGCGCCCTTCATGGCGCTGAACTGTGCCGGCCTGCCGGAGTCGATGGCCGAGACCGAGCTGTTCGGCTATGCCCCCGGGGCCTTCGAGGGCGCCCGACCCGAGGGCAAGCTGGGGCTGCTCGAGCTCACCGCCGGCGGCACCATCTTCCTCGACGAGGTGGGCGAGACCAGCCCGCGCATGCAGGTCAAGCTGCTGCGCTTCCTTCAGGACGGCGGCTTCCGCCGGGTCGGCAGCGACGAGGAGACCTACCTGGACGTGCGGGTGATCTGTGCCACCCAGCAGGACCTGCCGACGCTGTGCGCCGAGGGGCGCTTCCGCCATGACCTCTACCACCGGCTCAACGTCCTGACCCTGGCGGTGCCGCCCCTGCGCGACTGCCTGGACGGCATCGAGGAACTCGCGGCGCACTTCATCGACCGTGCCGCCCGGCAGATCGGCTGCCCGCTGCCCACCCTGTCGCCGGCCGCCGTGGCGCGCCTGACCGGCTACCACTGGCCGGGCAACGTGCGTCAGCTCGAGAACGTGCTCTTCCAGGCGGTCTCGCTGTGCGAGGGCGGGACCATCGAGCCGGCCCACCTGCGCCTGCCCGACGTGGGCCAGGCGCCGGGACTGGCCGGCATCGACCTGGACGGCTCGCTGACCGAGATCCTCGGCGAGGTGGAGCGCCGGGTCCTGGCGACCCTCTATCCCCAGCACC
- a CDS encoding aromatic amino acid transaminase, which yields MFEQIERVPGDAILGLIEAFKKDTNPQKVDLGVGVYRDAQGNTPVMRAVKEAEALLLKNETTKTYIGSHGDPRYGQAILPLVLGASSPVLEAGRASATQSPGGTGALRLAADLIATQLPGKDVWVSDPTWPNHLGIFPAAGLTLHKYPYVDAENRLDFGGMLAALKQIPEGDVVLLHACCHNPTGFDLSRDQWQQVLEVVKERGLLPLVDFAYQGFGEGLDEDAYGVRLLAENLDEMIVTSSCSKNFGIYCERTGCLIMVAKNAEQMENVRSQVAIVARENYSNPPAHGGSIVSEIMNSAELAAIWREELTEMRDRINGLRRQFVEALQPYGLDEKYACVAEQRGMFSYTGLTPDQVDRLRDEYGIYMVRSGRANVAGFSDENLPYLAKAIAAVN from the coding sequence ATGTTCGAGCAAATTGAGCGGGTTCCCGGGGACGCCATCCTCGGGCTCATCGAGGCCTTCAAGAAGGACACCAATCCCCAGAAGGTCGATCTCGGCGTCGGCGTCTACCGTGACGCCCAGGGCAATACCCCGGTGATGCGCGCGGTCAAGGAGGCCGAGGCCCTGCTGCTCAAGAACGAGACCACCAAGACCTACATCGGTTCTCACGGCGACCCGCGCTATGGCCAGGCCATCCTGCCGCTGGTGCTGGGCGCGTCGTCGCCGGTCCTCGAGGCCGGTCGCGCCAGCGCCACCCAGTCACCGGGCGGCACCGGTGCCCTGCGCCTGGCCGCGGACCTCATCGCCACCCAGCTGCCCGGCAAGGACGTCTGGGTCAGCGACCCGACCTGGCCGAACCATCTGGGCATCTTCCCGGCGGCGGGCCTCACGCTGCACAAGTACCCCTACGTGGATGCCGAGAATCGCCTCGACTTCGGCGGCATGCTCGCGGCCCTGAAGCAGATTCCCGAGGGCGATGTGGTGCTGCTGCACGCCTGCTGCCACAACCCGACCGGCTTCGACCTGTCACGGGACCAGTGGCAACAGGTGCTGGAGGTGGTCAAGGAGCGTGGCCTGCTGCCGCTGGTCGACTTCGCCTACCAGGGCTTCGGCGAGGGCCTCGACGAGGACGCCTACGGCGTGCGCCTGCTCGCCGAGAACCTCGACGAGATGATCGTCACCAGCTCCTGCTCCAAGAACTTCGGCATCTACTGCGAGCGGACCGGTTGCCTGATCATGGTGGCGAAGAACGCCGAGCAGATGGAGAACGTGCGCTCCCAGGTCGCCATCGTGGCCCGGGAGAACTACTCCAACCCGCCCGCCCATGGCGGCTCCATCGTCTCCGAGATCATGAATTCCGCCGAGCTCGCCGCCATCTGGCGCGAGGAGCTCACCGAGATGCGCGATCGCATCAACGGGCTGCGGCGCCAGTTCGTCGAGGCCCTCCAGCCCTACGGGCTCGACGAGAAATACGCCTGCGTCGCCGAACAGCGCGGCATGTTCTCCTATACTGGCCTGACGCCGGACCAGGTGGACCGCCTGCGTGACGAGTACGGCATCTACATGGTGCGCTCCGGCCGTGCCAACGTGGCTGGCTTCTCCGACGAGAACCTGCCCTACCTGGCCAAGGCCATCGCCGCGGTCAACTGA
- a CDS encoding D-amino acid dehydrogenase produces the protein MKVLILGSGVVGVTSAYYLARRGHEVTVVDRQPSPAMETSYGNAGQVSFGFSSPWAAPGIPQKAMKWMFQEHAPLKIQPRMDPTMARFMMKMFANCNAEHYAVNKERMVRIAEHSRACIDALRAETGIRYEDRQRGLLQLFRHDSQVEAVAKDMKVLTQCGVRHELLDSEAIKAVEPALARVPGKFVGGLHLPDDQTGDCHLFTNRLADHCREQLGVEFRFHVDIQRLKRGGAGIESVVTSAGELTADAYVVCLGSYSPFLVKDLDIRLPIYPVKGYSLTIPVVDDGGAPQSTVMDESYKVAISRFDDRIRVGGTAELASYDLSLLEKRRATISMVVQDVFPEGGDVARAEFWTGLRPMTPDSTPIIGATKHGNLWLNTGHGTLGWTMSCGSGQLLSDLIDARQPAIDPRGLDVSRYV, from the coding sequence ATGAAGGTACTGATTCTTGGCAGTGGCGTGGTGGGCGTCACCAGCGCGTACTACCTGGCCCGCCGGGGCCATGAGGTCACGGTGGTGGATCGACAGCCGTCGCCGGCCATGGAGACGAGCTACGGCAATGCCGGCCAGGTATCCTTCGGCTTCTCCTCGCCCTGGGCGGCGCCGGGTATCCCCCAGAAGGCCATGAAGTGGATGTTCCAGGAGCACGCCCCGCTCAAGATCCAGCCCAGGATGGACCCGACCATGGCGCGCTTCATGATGAAGATGTTCGCCAACTGCAACGCCGAGCACTATGCCGTCAACAAGGAGCGCATGGTGCGCATCGCCGAGCACAGCCGGGCCTGCATCGATGCCCTGCGTGCCGAGACGGGGATCCGCTACGAGGATCGCCAGCGCGGCCTGCTGCAGCTGTTCCGCCACGATAGCCAGGTCGAGGCGGTGGCCAAGGACATGAAGGTCCTGACCCAGTGCGGCGTGCGCCACGAACTGCTCGACAGCGAGGCGATCAAGGCCGTGGAGCCGGCGCTGGCCCGGGTGCCCGGCAAGTTCGTGGGGGGGCTCCACCTGCCCGATGACCAGACCGGTGACTGCCATCTGTTCACCAATCGCCTGGCAGACCATTGCCGGGAGCAGTTGGGGGTCGAGTTCCGCTTCCATGTCGATATCCAGCGTCTCAAGCGCGGCGGTGCCGGCATCGAGAGCGTGGTCACCAGCGCCGGCGAGCTGACCGCCGATGCCTACGTGGTCTGCCTGGGCAGCTATTCGCCGTTCCTGGTCAAGGACCTGGACATTCGCCTGCCGATCTACCCGGTCAAGGGCTACAGCCTGACCATACCGGTGGTCGACGATGGCGGGGCCCCCCAGTCCACGGTGATGGATGAAAGCTACAAGGTGGCGATCTCGCGCTTCGACGATCGCATCCGCGTGGGAGGGACCGCGGAGCTGGCCTCCTATGACCTGAGCCTGCTGGAAAAGCGTCGAGCCACCATCAGCATGGTGGTCCAGGATGTCTTCCCCGAGGGGGGCGACGTGGCCAGGGCTGAGTTCTGGACCGGCCTGCGTCCCATGACGCCGGACTCCACGCCGATCATCGGGGCCACCAAGCACGGCAATCTCTGGCTCAATACCGGTCATGGCACCCTGGGCTGGACCATGAGCTGCGGCAGTGGCCAGCTGCTCTCGGACCTGATCGACGCTCGCCAACCGGCCATCGACCCGCGTGGGCTCGACGTCTCGCGCTACGTCTGA
- the phhA gene encoding phenylalanine 4-monooxygenase, which translates to MKAQTSKKTAYQARMPDAQGHIAWSDQENATWQTLMERQVELLPGRVCQEYLDGMERLALPVERIPQLAEVDAVLREATGWETAQVPALIPFDTFFELLANRRFPVATFIRTPEELDYLQEPDIFHEIFGHCPMLTNPAFAEFTATYGRLGLTASPKERVYLARLYWMTVEFGLVDTPAGRRIYGGGIISSPKETLHALSEVPVHAPFDPIDALRTPYRIDILQPLYYVLEGLETLHELAGRDIMSMVHEAMELGLFEPRFPPKPKPAEAASA; encoded by the coding sequence ATGAAGGCTCAAACAAGCAAGAAGACCGCCTACCAGGCCAGGATGCCCGATGCCCAGGGCCATATCGCCTGGTCCGATCAGGAGAATGCCACCTGGCAGACCCTGATGGAGCGCCAGGTCGAGCTGCTGCCGGGCCGCGTCTGCCAGGAGTATCTGGACGGCATGGAGCGCCTGGCGCTGCCGGTGGAGCGCATTCCCCAGCTCGCCGAGGTGGACGCGGTGCTGCGCGAGGCCACCGGCTGGGAGACCGCCCAGGTACCAGCGCTGATCCCCTTCGATACCTTCTTCGAGCTCCTGGCCAATCGCCGCTTCCCGGTGGCCACCTTCATCCGCACGCCGGAGGAGCTGGACTACCTGCAGGAGCCGGACATCTTCCACGAGATCTTCGGCCACTGCCCGATGCTGACCAATCCGGCCTTCGCCGAGTTCACCGCCACCTACGGCCGCCTGGGGCTGACCGCCTCGCCGAAGGAGCGCGTCTACCTGGCGCGGCTCTACTGGATGACCGTGGAATTCGGCCTGGTGGACACGCCGGCGGGGCGGCGCATCTATGGCGGCGGCATCATCTCCTCGCCCAAGGAGACCCTGCACGCCCTGTCCGAGGTGCCGGTGCACGCGCCCTTCGACCCCATTGATGCGCTGCGCACGCCCTATCGCATCGATATCCTCCAGCCCCTCTACTATGTTCTGGAGGGCCTGGAGACGCTGCACGAGCTGGCGGGCCGCGACATCATGAGCATGGTCCACGAGGCGATGGAACTCGGCCTGTTCGAGCCGCGCTTCCCGCCCAAGCCCAAGCCGGCCGAAGCCGCCAGCGCCTGA
- a CDS encoding 4a-hydroxytetrahydrobiopterin dehydratase encodes MSELSEQQCEACSWDAPHVTESEIEQFRRDIPEWQIVERDGIMQLERSFTFRNFRQALEFTNRVGEIAEDAGHHPALLTEWGKVTVTWWSHEMKGLHKNDFILAARTDEVAK; translated from the coding sequence ATGAGCGAGCTTTCCGAACAGCAGTGCGAAGCCTGCAGCTGGGATGCCCCCCACGTCACCGAGAGCGAGATCGAGCAGTTCCGCCGCGACATCCCCGAGTGGCAGATCGTCGAGCGCGATGGCATCATGCAGCTGGAGCGGAGCTTCACGTTCCGCAATTTCCGTCAGGCCCTCGAGTTCACCAATCGCGTCGGCGAGATCGCCGAGGACGCGGGTCACCATCCTGCCCTGCTGACCGAATGGGGCAAGGTCACCGTGACCTGGTGGTCCCACGAGATGAAGGGCCTGCACAAGAACGATTTCATCCTAGCCGCCAGAACCGACGAGGTAGCGAAGTAA
- a CDS encoding putative bifunctional diguanylate cyclase/phosphodiesterase, with protein sequence MIGAVSRLWRWLVQGVSPGRQASPLPDDGGGEDVAVVRRQYLESEQRFRALLESLPKVAVQGYDRDRRVIYWNEASTRLYGYRAEEAEGQLLEHLIIPPPMREAVIRAHRAWIQEGQEIPAGELELLHRSGELVPVFSHHVMLGEHTESPLMFCVDVDLSDQKRAHRDLAFATRFDSLTQLPNRQTFEIELDALLEECRRRGIGAALLYLDIDRFVEINDALGYAQGDQLLVELAHRLRQEQRGTDLMSRVSSDEFVLAFPGIEFHDDVLRLVRKVKGVFQRPFSLGGGERMVTASLGIGLFPENGVTARDLIRNADVAKNHAKLEGRGGLQFFHQRLHDELVHQLDLVERLEKAVDRGELSLCYQPQVSAVSGRIENLEALLRWLPAEGAPVSPAEFIPLAEQSGLIHRLGDWVVEEACRQQAAWRAAGYLESRIDINLSGSQLARPDTLERFEACVQAHGLAPGDIGIELTENVLIDADHQILEGLRRLYHRGVRIAIDDFGTGYSSLSYLKLFPLTALKIDRSFVRDAPGQPEDRAIMEAAVFIGHRLGLEVVAEGVENAEQLTLIREMHCDLVQGYYFYRPMPAPDIERLLSGLVTGPHG encoded by the coding sequence ATGATCGGTGCTGTGTCCCGCCTCTGGCGGTGGTTGGTACAAGGGGTGAGCCCCGGCCGGCAGGCCTCGCCACTCCCGGACGACGGGGGCGGCGAGGACGTCGCCGTGGTGCGTCGCCAGTACCTGGAGAGCGAGCAGCGCTTTCGTGCCCTGCTGGAGAGCCTGCCCAAGGTGGCCGTGCAGGGCTATGACCGGGACCGGCGAGTCATCTACTGGAACGAGGCCAGCACGCGACTCTATGGCTATCGGGCGGAGGAGGCGGAAGGACAGCTGCTGGAGCACCTGATCATTCCGCCTCCCATGCGGGAGGCGGTGATTCGGGCCCATCGGGCCTGGATCCAGGAGGGCCAGGAGATTCCGGCGGGGGAGCTCGAGCTGCTGCATCGCAGCGGCGAACTGGTCCCGGTGTTCTCGCACCACGTGATGCTGGGGGAGCACACCGAATCGCCCTTGATGTTTTGCGTGGATGTGGATCTCTCGGACCAGAAGCGTGCCCATCGCGACCTGGCCTTCGCGACCCGTTTCGACAGCCTGACCCAGCTGCCCAATCGCCAAACCTTCGAGATCGAGCTGGATGCCCTGCTCGAGGAATGCCGGCGGCGGGGCATCGGCGCGGCATTGCTCTACCTCGATATCGACCGCTTCGTCGAGATCAACGACGCCCTGGGGTATGCCCAGGGCGACCAGCTGCTGGTGGAGCTGGCCCACCGGCTTCGCCAGGAGCAACGCGGGACGGATCTGATGTCCCGGGTCTCGAGCGATGAATTCGTGCTGGCGTTCCCGGGGATCGAGTTTCACGACGATGTCCTGCGGCTGGTGCGCAAGGTGAAGGGCGTCTTTCAGCGGCCCTTCAGTCTCGGGGGCGGTGAGCGCATGGTGACGGCCAGCCTGGGGATCGGCCTGTTTCCCGAGAATGGGGTCACGGCCCGCGACCTGATCCGTAACGCCGACGTCGCCAAGAACCACGCCAAGCTCGAGGGGCGGGGCGGACTGCAGTTCTTCCACCAGCGGTTGCACGATGAGCTGGTCCATCAGCTTGACTTGGTGGAGCGGCTGGAAAAGGCCGTCGATCGGGGCGAGCTGAGCCTGTGCTATCAGCCCCAGGTCTCGGCCGTCAGTGGACGCATCGAGAATCTCGAGGCGCTGTTGCGCTGGCTGCCGGCGGAGGGTGCCCCGGTGTCGCCGGCGGAGTTCATCCCCCTGGCGGAGCAGTCGGGGTTGATTCACCGCCTCGGGGACTGGGTGGTCGAGGAGGCCTGTCGTCAACAGGCGGCCTGGCGCGCCGCGGGATACCTCGAGTCGCGCATCGATATCAACCTCTCGGGCTCCCAGCTCGCCCGGCCGGATACCCTGGAGCGTTTCGAGGCGTGCGTGCAGGCCCATGGCCTGGCGCCGGGCGATATCGGCATCGAGCTGACCGAGAACGTGTTGATCGATGCCGACCACCAGATCCTGGAGGGGCTGCGGCGCCTCTACCATCGCGGCGTGCGGATCGCCATCGATGACTTCGGTACCGGCTACTCCTCGCTGAGCTATCTCAAGCTCTTTCCGCTGACGGCACTGAAGATCGATCGCAGCTTCGTGCGTGATGCCCCCGGTCAACCCGAGGATCGCGCCATTATGGAGGCGGCGGTGTTCATCGGTCATCGCCTGGGACTCGAGGTGGTCGCCGAGGGGGTGGAGAACGCCGAGCAGCTGACCCTGATCCGCGAGATGCACTGTGATCTGGTGCAAGGCTATTACTTCTATCGTCCCATGCCGGCGCCGGACATCGAGCGCTTGCTGTCAGGGCTGGTCACCGGTCCTCACGGGTAG